A segment of the Vagococcus hydrophili genome:
TTTAATAATACCCTTTTTGTGACTAATTCTGTGGATAACGCGGTTCGTTATTCAGAAAACAAAAACAACGTTTATCTATTGAGCGGTTATTACCAACCAGACTCACACTTATTAACAGGTCCTATGATTATTTCTCAACTTAACCATTTTCATTTCGATATCGCCTTTATCGGAGCAAGTGGTGTCTCAAAAGAAGGCATCTTTTTTGATGAATTAGATGACCTTGAGCTTCATCAACAACTAAAACAACAAGCTAAAAAAGTAGTCTTACTAGTAGATAGCACCAAAATAAATCAAACAACTTCCTTTAAAATAAACTGGGAAAATATTGATCTGCTCGTTACAAATCAAACTCTGCCAAACGAAATTCAAAATGAATTACTAGAACACAATATTCAAATCATTTCAGAATAGGAGAAACAATCATGCAAACACTTTTAAAACAAGCAACAATTATCAACAACAACAAAGAACAACTTGTGGATATTATCATTGAGAATCAACTTATTAAAAACATATCCACAGCTTCAGAAGAAATTAACCCAGAAAATTTTGATCACATCATTAACCTTGAAAAACAACTACTTATTCCAGGAATGATTGACGTTCACATTCACGGAGCTAATCATTACGACATGATGGACGGCACAACTAAAAGTATTCAAGAAGTATCAAAGAAATGTTTAGAAACAGGCTGCACAGGTTTTTTAGTCACCTCAGTCACTTCATCATTGGAACAACTTTTAAACATGATCGCAGCAACTAAAAAAGTCATTGGAAAAGAAGAAGGAGCAAAAATTCTCGGTATCCATTTAGAAGGACCTTACCTTAATCCAATTAAAAAAGGGATGCAAGATCCCAATTACCTACGCTTACCAGACC
Coding sequences within it:
- a CDS encoding DeoR/GlpR family DNA-binding transcription regulator — its product is MNQDERLIQTIQLLEEKKQIKQEELMNYFNISKDTARRDILKLLEQDLAERTKGGIKLPVIKQQLTDYQNRLITHSFEKETLTKKAHHLIQENQTIWLDVSTTVELLGKEKTFNNTLFVTNSVDNAVRYSENKNNVYLLSGYYQPDSHLLTGPMIISQLNHFHFDIAFIGASGVSKEGIFFDELDDLELHQQLKQQAKKVVLLVDSTKINQTTSFKINWENIDLLVTNQTLPNEIQNELLEHNIQIISE